A region from the Leishmania panamensis strain MHOM/PA/94/PSC-1 chromosome 20 sequence genome encodes:
- a CDS encoding myosin IB heavy chain, putative (TriTrypDB/GeneDB-style sysID: LpmP.20.1010), whose amino-acid sequence MAFDYKQRETVGVEDLVLLPQISDKAIAENLSTRHREDLIYTNIGSVLLVVNPFKEIKGLYNDAHMQFYRHSGRLGGVRYALSEGQEPGDAALGGPHIFALAENTYRSMVSEEENQCIIISGESGAGKTEASKQIMQYISAVSGNTKDMQRVKRIILESNPLLEAFGNAKTLRNDNSSRFGKFLEIYFDSCGGPVGGHLSHFLLEKSRVSSQQVGESNFHIFYQVCAGAAAELHGDGSGLGSSREGAGSGRKVSAAAGGYDDNDHTGNATITWHKVFQEMRMQREDSSSSVGQSKAFASSRFSSYYLWKFLRPSLGSGQHSEELTSRTGINDLCGWRETLSAMEAMGMAAQDQVSVIRVLCLVLHLGELEFVAPEEGGALAAGQHPCIVSNTEELAFVAEKLGVDTAALLKALTWRKLQMGATEVVFSPLDVQQCRSTRDALAKVLYEGVFEFIVSSVNTAFGDAHHALMLGVLDIYGFEIFTKNGFEQFCINYVNEKLQQIFIELTLRVEQEEYVREHIPWETIKYFDNQVVCDLIESERPPGLFAIMDDVCVTMAKEEESVADRKLLDKLDMVYSSHPNFLRSERGFIIKHYAGDVEYSTDGFVGRNKDRLGADVVEVLAKSQVDFLLEILTEVLADGLAAVSPSTGAGGARRAYTTAGFKIRQQAADLVRTLKQCTPHYVRTIKSNDAKRADFFDEARVLHQVKYLGLLENVRVRRAGYSYRQHFDKFLKRFKYTCPSTYPRPFRGTDKAACEAILAYLQNEQGVLPLNSFAIGTRKVFIRQPEHVLALEQSREAAFHALSVSIQRAWRHYTQCRQLQRLKAKLDRTYTRHCKVRRADSVFRAYEGIYVETDAVVAVPSPAAGGGTSAVPRALSNRLTVALDAILQFDPIGSAWRSFWTQGEAGQPRRKFFLNALTHEMVWERPRELDPPRVVFSCTVDRVVNWATAETAKELIFLTTHDVLYVVRETPKPSQSAATSEKHVKRAAAAAKEQRSIAMTLTPCFTLQKRIDLRLLTQVAVTTMADTVLVVRVLPMQAPYRTVIDTIKTKTGPLKCEACNRVATAALRRANCPSCGRLCCVRHCLTHARPLPTITGQATLVRVCPACVVGEPLEPVEDMVLLTSYKTELVGTLCARYQECMGNPLPFFVSDSIAFFKWTPAAPPAKVKHTRRATKVSASGGGEGGEEAQSLVIGGSYEVMLTCNVTDDPLTNDTVLIGAAPPAPLTTAASVDARTGTKATKKSKGEFDGETAYTVPPGTPPVLRVVAPRGITGEQIRRMEAIREERRKVAAARRRQEEEEERLREAQREREREAEHQRVVQERKKAKAAEAARMETERATRERAAAERREEAARLVVERARRG is encoded by the coding sequence ATGGCATTCGACTACAAGCAGCGTGAGACGGTCGGCGTCGAGGATCTTGTGCTCCTCCCGCAAATCAGCGACAAGGCAATCGCTGAGAATCTCTCTACCCGCCATCGCGAGGATCTGATCTACACAAACATCGGCTCCGTGCTGCTTGTGGTGAACCCTTTCAAGGAGATTAAAGGCCTCTACAATGATGCGCATATGCAGTTCTACAGGCACAGCGGCCGGCTGGGCGGCGTGCGCTACGCGCTGTCTGAGGGACAGGAGCCCGGCGACGCCGCTCTTGGCGGACCGCACATCTTCGCCTTGGCAGAGAACACGTACCGCAGCATGgtgtcggaggaggagaaccaGTGTATCATCATCTCCGGTGAATCAGGCGCCGGCAAAACAGAAGCATCGAAGCAGATCATGCAATATATCTCTGCCGTCTCTGGCAACACGAAGGACATGCAGCGGGTGAAGCGCATCATTCTCGAGTCCAACCCTCTACTGGAGGCGTTCGGCAATGCGAAGACGCTGCGCAACGACAACAGCTCACGCTTTGGCAAGTTCCTTGAGATTTATTTTGACAGCTGTGGTGGCCCCGTTGGCGGTCACCTCTCGCACTTTTTGCTGGAGAAGTCACGTGTATCGAGTCAACAGGTGGGGGAGAGTAACTTCCATATCTTCTACCAGGtgtgcgctggtgcggctgctgagctgcacgGGGACGGCAGCGGATTAGGGTCGtcaagagaaggagcggggaGTGGACGGAAggtttctgctgctgcgggtggcTACGATGACAACGATCACACTGGTAATGCTACTATCACCTGGCACAAGGTGTTTCAAGAGATGCGCATGCAAAGGGAAgacagtagcagcagcgttggCCAGTCGAAggccttcgcctcctctcggTTTTCATCGTATTATCTATGGAAGTTTCTTCGCCCATCTTTGGGGTCTGGGCAGCACAGCGAGGAGTTAACGTCTCGCACCGGCATCAACGACTTGTGCGGCTGGCGTGAGACACTCAGTGCGATGGAGGCGATGGGGATGGCTGCGCAGGATCAGGTGTCCGTCATAAGGGTTCTGTGTctggtgctgcacctcgGGGAGCTTGAGTTTGTGGCGCCGGAGGAGGGCGGGGCTCTGGCGGCGGGGCAGCACCCGTGCATCGTTTCGAATACTGAGGAGCTTGCGTTTGTTGCGGAGAAGCTCGGTGTCGatacagcggcgctgctgaaggcgcTGACGTGGCGGAAGCTGCAGATGGGCGCGACAGAGGTGGTCTTCTCCCCACTCGATGTGCAGCAGTGTCGGAGTACTCGCGATGCCCTAGCGAAGGTGCTTTACGAGGGCGTCTTTGAGTTCATCGTCAGCTCTGTGAACACCGCCTTCGGCGATGCCCATCACGCTCTCATGCTTGGCGTGCTCGATATTTATGGCTTCGAGATTTTCACCAAGAACGGATTTGAGCAGTTCTGCATTAACTACGTGaacgagaagctgcagcagatcTTCATTGAGCTGACGCTGCGAGTGGAGCAGGAAGAATACGTACGGGAACACATACCGTGGGAGACCATCAAGTACTTTGACAACCAAGTCGTGTGCGACCTGATTGAGAGCGAGCGTCCGCCAGGCCTGTTCGCGATCATGGACGATGTGTGCGTCACCAtggcgaaggaagaggagtcTGTGGCGGACCGCAAGTTGCTGGACAAGCTGGATATGGTGTACAGCAGCCACCCGAACTTTTtgcgcagcgagcgcggcTTCATCATCAAACACTACGCTGGCGATGTCGAGTACAGCACCGATGGTTTCGTTGGCCGGAACAAGGATCGGCTCGGCGCCGACGTGGTTGAGGTGCTGGCGAAGAGTCAGGTTGATTTCTTACTAGAGATACTGACGGAGGTGTTGGCGGACGGCTTGGCGGCGGTATCACCGTCTACCGGGGCCGGTGGAGCTCGTCGTGCCTACACCACAGCCGGCTTCAAGATTCGCCAGCAGGCTGCTGACCTCGTGCGCACACTGAAGCAGTGCACTCCCCATTACGTGCGCACCATCAAGTCCAACGACGCCAAGCGGGCCGACTTCTTCGACGAGGCGCGGGTGCTGCACCAGGTGAAGTACCTCGGTCTTCTGGAGAACGTGCGGGTGCGTAGGGCGGGCTACAGCTACCGGCAGCACTTTGACAAGTTCCTCAAGCGATTCAAGTACACGTGCCCGAGCACCTATCCACGGCCCTTTCGTGGCACCGACAAGGCGGCGTGCGAGGCCATCCTCGCCTACTTGCAGAACGAACAAGGAGTGCTGCCACTCAACTCCTTTGCAATTGGCACCAGAAAGGTCTTCATTCGACAGCCGGAGCATGTGTTGGCGTTGGAGCAGAGCCGCGAAGCCGCTTTTCACGCCCTGTCGGTGTCTATTCAACGCGCGTGGCGGCACTACACTCAGTGCAggcagctccagcgcctcaAGGCGAAGCTGGACCGCACTTACACGCGGCACTGCAAAGTGCGCCGTGCTGACAGTGTCTTCCGTGCTTACGAAGGTATCTACGTTGAGACGGACGCCGTGGTGGCCGTGCCGAGCCCGGCCGCAGgtggcggcaccagcgcagtGCCACGTGCGCTCTCTAACCGACTCACGGTGGCCCTCGACGCCATCCTGCAGTTTGACCCCATCGGCAGTGCGTGGCGCTCCTTCTGGACCCAGGGTGAGGCAGGCCAACCCCGCAGGAAGTTCTTCTTGAACGCTCTTACCCACGAGATGGTTTGGGAGCGGCCACGTGAGCTGGACCCTCCGCGCGTTGTCTTCTCTTGCACTGTAGACCGTGTTGTCAACTGGGCCACCGCGGAAACCGCCAAGGAGCTCATTTTTCTGACAACACACGACGTGCTGTACGTAGTGCGTGAGACACCGAAGCCCTCGCAGTCAGCTGCTACTAGCGAAAAGCACGTCAAGCgtgcggccgccgcggcaaaGGAGCAGCGTTCCATTGCCATGACGCTGACTCCGTGTTTCACTCTCCAGAAACGCATCGACCTGCGTCTTCTCACACAAGTGGCAGTCACAACGATGGCCGAcacggtgctggtggtgcgtgtgctgccTATGCAGGCGCCATACCGCACCGTCATTGATACAATCAAGACGAAGACAGGGCCGTTAAAATGCGAGGCCTGCAACCGCGttgccacagcggcgctgcgccgcgctaACTGCCCGAGTTGTGGCCGGCTATGCTGCGTCCGGCACTGTCTGACTCATGCGCGTCCACTGCCTACAATCACTGGGCAGGCGACCCTGGTGCGAGTCTGCCCCGCCTGCGTGGTAGGGGAGCCGCTGGAACCGGTCGAGGacatggtgctgctgacgagcTACAAGACGGAACTTGTCGGGACGCTCTGCGCGCGTTACCAGGAATGCATGGGCAACCCACTGCCATTTTTTGTGTCCGACAGCATTGCATTCTTCAAGTGgacgcctgcagcgccaccagcgaaggtgaagcacacgcgccgcgccaccaaAGTTTCGGCGAGCGGGGGTGGTGAAGGTGGTGAGGAAGCCCAATCCTTGGTGATTGGTGGCTCGTACGAGGTGATGCTGACGTGCAACGTCACGGATGACCCGCTGACAAACGACACGGTGCTTATTGGCGCCGCACCCCCAGCCCCTCTGACGACTGCTGCCTCGGTGGACGCCCGCACAGGCACAAAGGCCACGAAGAAAAGCAAGGGGGAGTTCGATGGCGAGACAGCATACACCGTGCCACCTGGCACGCCGCCCGTTCTGAGAGTGGTTGCGCCGCGCGGCATCACGGGAGAGCAGATTCGACGTATGGAAGCCATCCGCGAAGAGCGTCGAAAagttgcggcggcgcgcaggcgtcaagaggaagaagaagagcgcctGCGCGAAGCGCAGCGGGAGCGCGAGCGTGAGGCTGAACACCAGCGAGTTGTGCAGGAGCGCAAGAAAGCAAAGGCTGCCGAGGCAGCCCGCATGGAGACTGAGCGTGCCACTCGCGAAagggctgctgcggagcGTCGTGAGGAGGCCGCTCGCCTTGTGGTGGAGCGCGCACGACGAGGCTAG
- a CDS encoding hypothetical protein (TriTrypDB/GeneDB-style sysID: LpmP.20.1020): MGSSSLSLPSAPCCSCVLGTLPDALRCAVTQGEHGGVTAYLASELPPNSQIWKDSSRGQVGNAYASAESTGTYAVFEDAINCCQWTVELVAASVFGDGDTGDTWWANPEDLAAIDATEAAEPISCVSYQQDGSSGGGCASRITGMRYYMKPDTWRQMFLSRRHETTTTGRIASAVPHSDSAGTAEATRSYPRESSRDAHTHRQATPSALSTVSSVVTATAAEEALSLSTASSPLHDLSLHQLMEQHAALVRRLVQVLAPQRHTISHVIREVCTAAVPSPSSSVKRRVCILSSSDASNAETMQYTESDVAAAIEQLTSSHPRQPRLRELKTDGYLFMNVDGFADGETRHKAVNRAYPALALHWPASGQQMDRMERYVDRDVVLDTRKRHPELSGEKADQTPQRKRDRSLSSAASHAPSEEEDEEHRTGAPGSASAPPSSLLDTAAAPEKTATMATTQRFFQSLREYPKSLEPGNLHVWARGTAAQRAREYLEAAVRLTQRLASTAGAPSDAATLGPLPVTKEEDVAALRNQYDALTASESLLEEKLRAYRDTVHELRGWYHSELCTQQFCYELEAWLQTQEESRAVLTDLYVQVHTARYRLQRDLFDYLHLHALGVL, from the coding sequence atggGGTCATCATCCTTGTCCTTGCCGtcggcgccgtgctgctcGTGCGTACTGGGTACACTGCCTGATGCACTGAGGTGTGCCGTGACGCAGGGCGAACACGGTGGCGTCACCGCTTATCTTGCCTCTGAGCTACCTCCCAATTCACAGATCTGGAAGGATAGTAGTCGGGGGCAAGTCGGCAATGCGTATGCCTCTGCTGAGTCGACGGGAACGTATGCGGTTTTTGAAGATGCAATAAATTGCTGCCAGTGGACGGTCGAGCTGGTCGCTGCGAGTGTGTTTGGCGATGGCGATACGGGAGATACTTGGTGGGCGAATCCAGAGGACCTTGCCGCCATCGACGCAACAGAAGCCGCTGAACCGATCTCGTGCGTTTCGTATCAGCAAGATGGGAGTTCaggaggcggctgcgcatCGCGCATTACCGGGATGCGCTACTACATGAAGCCCGACACGTGGAGGCAGATGTTTCTTTCACGCAGGCACGAGACGACAACGACAGGCCGCATCGCCAGCGCGGTTCCACACTCTGACTCAGCAGGCACAGCCGAGGCCACTCGTTCGTATCCAAGAGAAAGTAGCAGAGATGCTCATACACATCGCCAGGCGACACCTTCGGCACTTAGCACTGTATCCTCCGTGGTGACCGCGACGGCCGCCGAAGAGGCATTGTCGTTATCCACAGCGTCTTCCCCTCTACACGACCTTTCCTTGCACCAGCTGATGGAGCAGCATGCCGCACTTGTGCGGCGCttggtgcaggtgctggcCCCTCAGCGGCACACCATCTCCCACGTTATTCGTGAAGTGTGCACGGCAGCCGtcccctcgccctcttccaGCGTTAAACGCCGCGTCTGCATACTTTCGTCGTCTGATGCGTCGAATGCGGAGACAATGCAGTACACTGAGAGCGACGTCGCCGCGGCTATCGAGCAGCTTACCTCTTCTCACCCTCGTCAACCAAGGCTACGTGAACTTAAGACTGACGGCTACTTGTTCATGAATGTGGACGGGTTTGCTGATGGAGAGACGCGGCATAAGGCGGTGAATCGTGCCTACCCGGCCCTCGCGTTGCACTGGCCTGCATCGGGGCAGCAGATGGACAGGATGGAGCGCTATGTCGACCGTGATGTGGTGCTGGACACTCGAAAGAGGCACCCCGAGCTGAGTGGAGAGAAGGCAGATCAGACGCCGCAGCGAAAGCGAGACCGCTCGTTGtccagcgctgcatcgcATGCGccaagcgaggaggaagacgaggagcaCAGAACAGGGGCCCCCGGCTCCGCCAGCGCTCCGCCGTCCTCACTATTGGatacggcggcagcaccagaaAAGACGGCAACGATGGCGACGACTCAACGCTTCTTTCAATCTCTGCGGGAGTATCCGAAATCTCTTGAGCCCGGTAACTTGCATGTGTGGGCTCGCGGCACCGCAGCTCAGCGGGCGCGTGAGTATCTGGAGGCTGCTGTGAGGTTGACACAGAGATTGGCGTCcactgctggtgcgcctTCTGATGCAGCTACCCTCGGCCCACTGCCGGTCACGAAGGAAGAGGATGTGGCAGCGTTGCGCAACCAGTACGATGCTCTCACAGCCTCAGAAAGTCTCttggaggagaagctgcgcgccTATAGGGACACGGTTCACGAACTACGCGGCTGGTACCACAGTGAGCTGTGCACGCAGCAGTTTTGCTACGAGCTGGAGGCGTGGCTGCAGACACAAGAAGAGAGTCGTGCCGTGCTGACAGACTTATACGTTCAAGTGCACACTGCGCGTTACAGGCTACAGCGCGACCTCTTTGACTACCTGCATCTGCACGCACTGGGAGTACTATGA
- a CDS encoding hypothetical protein (TriTrypDB/GeneDB-style sysID: LpmP.20.1030) has translation MSADQQATGCGGNNGVLAAPSPQTPHAISNMSNEAQDYEHQGVSSPPYSMESAINQAIPLYQPHAPAPGVVIDPDMVEDHISFLRTVRAFHHYKRQALAAREMRCTNFRKLQDQHRDLLCIDLDKILDKYLECIEVNSTFFDAICEASEELFDSYWPEGTTVLMGDVPPPTPLDMNKVFSTLRQFVRDWSAEGVAERDCVYKPILDTLNRCFPNRSERENVRVLIPGAGLCRLSVELALRGFFAQANEFSYHMLIAGHYIQNHVFESCQHKIYPYSDSTCNLVNRADQFAEVQIPDLCASEAIDALRDTGLSFGQLSMVAGDFTEVYAKSHQHKTWSVVATCFFIDTAHNIIEYLEIIYNLLVPGGYWVNVGPLLYHFADSADDMSIELSLGEVLTVAQRIGFVLNGPPSFIDTTYTNNQRSMKQLVYRCAFFVLQRPLAETQKEAIDCVVKVKAT, from the coding sequence ATGTCGGCAGACCAGCAAGCAACGGGGTGTGGTGGAAACAATGGTGTCTtagcagcaccgtcaccgcaAACGCCGCACGCCATTAGCAACATGTCGAACGAGGCCCAGGATTATGAGCACCAAGGTGTATCCTCGCCTCCGTACTCCATGGAGAGCGCGATTAATCAGGCGATACCCCTATACCAGCCGCACGCCCCAGCGCCTGGTGTGGTGATTGATCCGGATATGGTTGAAGACCATATCAGCTTCCTGCGCACCGTGCGCGCCTTCCACCATTATAAGCGCCAGGCGCTGGCTGCGCGCGAGATGCGGTGCACTAACTTCCGCAAGCTGCAAGATCAGCACCGCGATCTGCTGTGCATCGATCTGGACAAGATCCTCGATAAGTACCTGGAGTGCATCGAAGTGAACAGCACCTTCTTTGACGCCATCTGCGAGGCGAGTGAGGAGCTGTTCGACAGCTACTGGCCCGAGGGTACGACGGTGCTCATGGGAGATGTGCCGCCCCCGACGCCCCTGGATATGAACAAGGTTTTCTCAACTCTGCGCCAATTCGTGCGCGACTGGTCTGCCGAGGGTGTGGCAGAGCGCGACTGCGTGTACAAGCCGATTCTGGATACGTTGAATCGCTGCTTCCCCAATCGAAGCGAGCGCGAGAACGTGCGAGTGTTGATTCCTGGGGCTGGACTTTGCCGACTCTCTGTGGAACTTGCCCTCCGCGGCTTCTTTGCCCAGGCAAATGAGTTTAGCTACCATATGCTGATCGCCGGTCACTATATCCAGAACCACGTGTTTGAATCGTGCCAGCACAAGATCTACCCCTATAGTGACAGCACCTGCAATCTAGTCAACCGTGCCGACCAGTTCGCCGAGGTGCAGATCCCCGACTTGTGCGCCTCCGAGGCGATCGATGCTCTACGTGACACGGGTCTCTCCTTTGGACAGCTCTCTATGGTCGCCGGAGACTTCACAGAGGTGTACGCGAAGTCGCACCAACACAAGACGTGGTCGGTCGTAGCCACATGTTTCTTTATCGACACAGCCCACAACATCATAGAGTACCTCGAGATCATCTACAACCTTCTTGTCCCTGGTGGGTACTGGGTGAATGTCGGGCCCCTGCTGTATCACTTTGCCGACAGCGCCGACGATATGTCGATTGAGTTGTCACTAGGCGAGGTACTGACCGTTGCGCAACGCATCGGTTTTGTGCTGAACGGACCGCCGTCGTTTATCGACACGACCTACACGAACAATCAACGCAGCATGAAACAGCTGGTGTACCGATGCGCTTTCTTTGTTCTTCAGCGTCCCTTGGCCGAGACGCAGAAGGAGGCGATAGATTGCGTTGTGAAGGTGAAAGCGACTTAG
- a CDS encoding hypothetical protein (TriTrypDB/GeneDB-style sysID: LpmP.20.1040), whose product MGNLKQRLSAFFPQLTTKEYKFLVEDPSGSTGGCGAASGAVRTCSAARHGGIGAARSSSSGGEAAPIDGSFSGEGGTSGAGGPYTNGTRAGLDVDQLWDLINSFQQLQRSLGGGQVGPTEGHNTPSSGAAPTTAFNTSLDAYLVGSQGNAGARAGEGGFDAVAEAFRIYDPRNSHYVEEDILSCIMARVGFGDLSKEELAVLVSTADFDGDGRISLEDFRHLVCMKGRFKK is encoded by the coding sequence ATGGGAAACCTCAAGCAGcgcctctccgccttcttccCACAGCTGACGACCAAGGAGTACAAGTTCCTTGTCGAAGACCCCAGCGGCTCCACAGGCGGCTGCGGAGCTGCATCCGGTGCGGTCAGGAcctgctcagcagcgcggcatGGTGGCATCGGTGCggctcgcagcagcagcagcggcggcgaagcagctcCTATTGATGGCTCTTTctctggagaaggaggtaCCAGTGGTGCGGGAGGGCCATACACAAACGGCACGCGCGCAGGCCTCGATGTCGATCAGCTCTGGGACCTCATCAACTCAttccagcagctccagcgcagccTTGGCGGCGGTCAGGTCGGCCCAACAGAAGGGCACAACACACCAAGTTCAGGCGCAGCACCTACCACTGCGTTCAACACTAGCCTCGACGCGTATCTCGTCGGCTCGCAGGGAAACGCAGGCGCCCGGGCTGGAGAGGGCGGCTTTGACGCTGTCGCCGAAGCGTTCCGCATCTACGACCCCCGCAACTCGCActacgtggaggaggacattCTGTCATGCATCATGGCGCGCGTCGGCTTTGGCGATCTGagcaaggaggagctggcggtTCTGGTTAGCACGGCGGACTTTGACGGCGACGGCCGCATCAGTCTCGAGGACTTCCGCCACCTTGTCTGCATGAAGGGGCGCTTCAAGAAGTGA
- a CDS encoding uracil phosphoribosyltransferase, putative (TriTrypDB/GeneDB-style sysID: LpmP.20.1050) — protein MFPGHLHLLPQTPQLHFLFTVIRNVETPRTDFVFYSERIMRLILEAALCMIPVKPFNVITPTGAVYKGVRPDDRGIIGVSIMRAGESMERVLREMCRGVRIGKILVQRDEASAEKVPDARFSYTKVPKDVASRRVLLLDPMCATGGSVIKATEILINEYGVNEENIIFLNAISAPAGLRKYLGRFPKVQIVTAAIDDDLDENMHILPGLGDFGDRYFGTIED, from the coding sequence ATGTTCCCCGGACACCTTCAtctgctgccgcagacgcCGCAGCTTCACTTCCTCTTCACTGTAATTCGAAACGTGGAGACGCCGCGTACGGACTTTGTTTTCTACTCAGAGCGCATCATGCGCCTAATCCtcgaggcggcgctgtgcaTGATCCCTGTGAAACCGTTTAATGTCATCACGCCAACAGGTGCTGTGTACAAGGGCGTGCGCCCGGACGACCGCGGCATCATCGGCGTCTCCATCATGCGCGCTGGTGAGTCGATGGAGCGTGTGCTGCGTGAAATGTGCCGTGGTGTACGTATCGGAAAGATCCTTGTCCAGCGCGACGAGGCGAGCGCCGAGAAGGTCCCCGATGCACGCTTCAGCTACACAAAGGTGCCGAAGGATGTAGCCTCGcgccgcgtgctgctgctagaCCCCATGTGCGCCACCGGTGGAAGCGTCATCAAGGCGACGGAGATCCTGATCAATGAGTACGGCGTGAACGAGGAGAACATCATCTTCTTGAACGCTATCTCCGCCCCGGCAGGCCTCAGGAAGTATCTCGGTCGATTCCCCAAGGTTCAGATTGTGACCGCGGCCATCGACGACGACTTAGATGAGAACATGCACATCCTGCCCGGCCTCGGTGACTTTGGCGACCGCTATTTCGGCACGATTGAGGACTAG
- a CDS encoding hypothetical protein (TriTrypDB/GeneDB-style sysID: LpmP.20.1060), whose product MSFSNALTAASVPGADGAESKAPMTDQNSGDMYPFLQALQEDFPANGGELPIGELLMLLKERKSDVFVRLDEFFETARRVSGLDEAMALKWKEKGNTEYKRRQHQQAVLSYTNGLLCAEAPETLAVLLNNRSTVFFDEHRYADACVDADRAVQYQPTYWKAMQRRGRALVELGLEELGQKDMEASKQESSDAANSPEAMAKVFGETAGGMAATCLPPRARVNGEVRIERSAKGRGLVAVSQLTEGSVLEETPYAIVARTEALLSVCSYCLQRSTCLYHGDEYRQHHVKSRGFFCSPSCAKAAWEHYGQQESQHPFFLCCPNDALLAYRMILGMRAYPDLAELSASPELDPVTGNDFGVNHIRTLEGSFSRELQPNAAVGGCESIVAAIGFYVGALTEPEAEQLRKAQRQILLNAVDVTCTMQTTTSASAANSSMLLQTNTTVARLGKAVYAVGALFNHACDPNCYMSFEGNPQGSCARLIVRVIRRAMEGEELTVSYGGISRFSFHSMRHRLHTLRECYGFFCSCQSCRNQVDEPVLTAEKEKYIQASDYYQKGRRLVREGDYATAVTVLLQSYEIIMRYICPPPHPPQWMLIKTHDALAQAYFHLKQRDKCVQHLREALQLDIKIHKNENRVELINEHTRLAFLALSPAEKKSHVDKAVELLRRFYAPSSMLDLQIAYVESSLKATPDTPPAVAAAAKA is encoded by the coding sequence ATGTCGTTTTCGAATGCTCTCACTGCTGCGTCAGTGCCTGGCGCAGACGGAGCCGAGTCAAAAGCGCCAATGACGGACCAGAATTCGGGCGACATGTATCCTTTTCTGCAGGCTCTGCAGGAGGATTTCCCAGCCAACGGCGGCGAGCTTCCCATAGGGGAACTTCTCATGCTGTTGAAAGAAAGAAAGTCCGATGTATTTGTACGCCTTGACGAGTTCTTTGAAACAGCCAGACGAGTCTCTGGCCTTGACGAGGCAATGGCGCTCAagtggaaggagaagggtAACACTGAGTAtaagaggcggcagcaccagcaggcagtCTTGTCTTATACAAATGGGCTCCTGTGCGCTGAGGCACCAGAGACGCTGGCGGTGTTACTCAATAACCGTAGCACCGTATTCTTCGACGAACATCGCTACGCCGACGCCTGTGTCGACGCGGATCGCGCGGTACAGTACCAGCCGACCTACTGgaaggcgatgcagcgccgtggcCGCGCCCTTGTGGAGCTTGGTTTGGAAGAGCTGGGCCAGAAGGATATGGAGGCCTCGAAGCAGGAGTCGAGCGATGCCGCCAACTCCCCTGAAGCAATGGCGAAAGTGTTTGGCGAGACCGCAGGCGGTATGGCCGCAACGTGCCTGCCtccgcgcgcgcgtgtgaaCGGAGAGGTGCGCATCGAACGGTCTGCTAAGGGACGCGGTCTTGTAGCGGTCAGTCAACTGACGGAGGGGTCTGTGCTAGAAGAGACCCCGTATGCCATCGTGGCCCGCACCGAGGCACTGCTATCGGTGTGCTCGTACtgtctgcagcgcagcacttGTCTGTATCACGGTGACGAGTACCGGCAGCATCACGTCAAGTCACGCGGCTTCTTCTGCAGCCCGTCATGCGCAAAAGCTGCTTGGGAGCACTACGGTCAGCAGGAGAGTCAGCatcctttcttcctctgctgtcCGAATGATGCACTGCTGGCGTACCGCATGATTCTTGGCATGCGCGCTTACCCAGACCTCGCAGAGCTCTCCGCTTCCCCCGAATTGGACCCTGTGACGGGGAACGACTTTGGAGTTAATCACATTCGCACCCTAGAGGGCAGCTTCAGCCGCGAGCTGCAGCCGAACGCGGCCGTCGGTGGCTGTGAGTCAATCGTCGCGGCGATTGGCTTCTACGTGGGGGCGCTGACAGAGCCTGAAGCAGAGCAGCTACGCAaggcacagcggcagatTCTTCTCAACGCGGTCGACGTGACATGCACGATGCAGACCACTACGTCGGCTTCCGCAGCCAACAGCTCGATGCTTCTGCAGACCAACACGACCGTGGCGCGCCTGGGCAAAGCGGTGTACGCCGTTGGCGCTCTATTCAACCACGCCTGCGACCCCAACTGCTACATGTCCTTTGAGGGCAACCCGCAAGGCTCGTGTGCCCGGCTCATCGTTCGTGTCATTCGCCGAGCTATGGAGGGCGAGGAGTTGACAGTGTCGTATGGTGGCATAtcgcgcttttctttccacAGCATGCGCCACCGACTGCACACCCTGCGCGAATGCTACGGCTTTTTCTGCAGTTGTCAGTCATGCCGCAACCAGGTGGATGAGCCGGTGCTGacggcggagaaggagaagtaCATCCAGGCGTCCGACTACTATCAGAAGGGGCGCCGCCTTGTGCGAGAGGGCGACTACGCCACAGCCGtcacagtgctgctgcagagctACGAAATTATAATGCGGTACATTTGTCCCCCGCCACACCCACCGCAGTGGATGCTCATCAAGACGCACGACGCTCTCGCCCAGGCCTACTTCCACCTGAAGCAGCGAGACAAGTGCGTGCAGCACTTACGAGAGGCTCTACAGCTCGACATAAAAATACACAAGAACGAGAATAGGGTGGAACTCATCAACGAGCACACCCGTCTCGCTTTCCTCGCCCTTAGCCCTGCGGAAAAGAAGTCTCATGTGGACaaggcggtggagctgctgcgccgcttctaCGCACCGTCAAGCATGTTGGATCTTCAGATAGCGTACGTGGAGTCCAGTCTCAAGGCGACCCCCGACACACCCCCGGCtgtagcagctgcagcgaagGCGTGA